One window of the Xiphophorus couchianus chromosome 12, X_couchianus-1.0, whole genome shotgun sequence genome contains the following:
- the hsd17b3 gene encoding 17-beta-hydroxysteroid dehydrogenase type 3 isoform X1 gives MDFLELIFTLLGAAVVVYYGGKLVLFSRMLFPKWCFPLSKTFFTSMGEWAVVTGASEGIGRAYAFALADRGMNVVIMSRTKAMLEKVAEEIGETTGQRVKVIVADFSEENVFRKIEEELKDLNIGVLGQTFLFFSLFHIQSIIMKDNSFSKTTSFVSPYIVNNVGVLPTFIPCKFLESEDLDKTITKVINCNVKTLCKMCKIILPGMENRNKGVIINVASGIASFPFPLYSLYAASKVFVERFSQCLQAEYKDRGIIIQAVAPFGVSTRMAGFQKTNIVTLLPEYFVQTSLQYLRAGDKINGTICHTLLAWLLQSIPLKLFYAEIVLQGLQDYVKKKTGQRE, from the exons ATGGATTTCCTGGAGCTGATATTCACTTTGCTGGGTGCAGCAGTTGTCGTCTACTATGGAGGGAAGCTGGTGCTCTTCAGTAGGATGCTTTTTCCTAAATGGTGTTTTCCTCTGTCAAAGACCTTCTTCACTTCTATGGGCGAATGGGCAG TGGTGACTGGTGCGTCAGAAGGCATAGGAAGAGCGTATGCATTTGCA CTTGCTGACCGAGGAATGAATGTTGTCATCATGAGTCGAACTAAAGCAATGCTGGAAAAGGTGGCAGAGGAAATAG GTGAAACCACAGGACAGAGGGTGAAGGTGATTGTGGCAGACTTCAGTGAGGAGAATGTCTTCAGAAAAATAGAGGAAGAGTTAAAAGACCTTAACATTGGTGTTTTAGGTCAGACattcctatttttttctctatttcatATTCAAAGCATAATTATGAAGGATAATTCTTTCTCCAAAACAACATCTTTTGTCTCCCCGTACATAGTTAACAACGTCGGGGTGCTCCCCACCTTTATCCCCTGTAAGTTTCTCGAATCTGAGGATCTGGACAAG ACGATAACAAAGGTGATAAACTGCAATGTGAAAACATTGTGCAAG ATGTGCAAAATAATCCTCCCAGGCATGGAGAACAG GAATAAAGGGGTGATCATCAATGTCGCTTCAGGAATTGCTTCTTTTCCCTTTCCACTCTATTCCCTTTATGCTGCATCGAAG GTCTTTGTGGAACGATTTTCTCAATGTCTCCAAGCAGAGTACAAAGATAGAGGGATCATCATACAG GCTGTGGCTCCTTTCGGGGTCTCCACTCGGATGGCGGGTTTCCAAAAAACGAACATTGTGACGCTGCTGCCAGAATACTTTGTACAAACATCCCTGCAGTACCTCAGAGCTGGAGACAAAATCAACGGCACTATCTGCCACACACTCCTG GCCTGGTTGCTGCAGTCTATTCCCCTTAAGCTTTTCTATGCTGAGATTGTGCTGCAAGGCTTACAGGACTacgttaaaaagaaaacaggtcaGAGAGAATAG
- the hsd17b3 gene encoding 17-beta-hydroxysteroid dehydrogenase type 3 isoform X2, giving the protein MDFLELIFTLLGAAVVVYYGGKLVLFSRMLFPKWCFPLSKTFFTSMGEWAVVTGASEGIGRAYAFALADRGMNVVIMSRTKAMLEKVAEEIGETTGQRVKVIVADFSEENVFRKIEEELKDLNIGVLVNNVGVLPTFIPCKFLESEDLDKTITKVINCNVKTLCKMCKIILPGMENRNKGVIINVASGIASFPFPLYSLYAASKVFVERFSQCLQAEYKDRGIIIQAVAPFGVSTRMAGFQKTNIVTLLPEYFVQTSLQYLRAGDKINGTICHTLLAWLLQSIPLKLFYAEIVLQGLQDYVKKKTGQRE; this is encoded by the exons ATGGATTTCCTGGAGCTGATATTCACTTTGCTGGGTGCAGCAGTTGTCGTCTACTATGGAGGGAAGCTGGTGCTCTTCAGTAGGATGCTTTTTCCTAAATGGTGTTTTCCTCTGTCAAAGACCTTCTTCACTTCTATGGGCGAATGGGCAG TGGTGACTGGTGCGTCAGAAGGCATAGGAAGAGCGTATGCATTTGCA CTTGCTGACCGAGGAATGAATGTTGTCATCATGAGTCGAACTAAAGCAATGCTGGAAAAGGTGGCAGAGGAAATAG GTGAAACCACAGGACAGAGGGTGAAGGTGATTGTGGCAGACTTCAGTGAGGAGAATGTCTTCAGAAAAATAGAGGAAGAGTTAAAAGACCTTAACATTGGTGTTTTAG TTAACAACGTCGGGGTGCTCCCCACCTTTATCCCCTGTAAGTTTCTCGAATCTGAGGATCTGGACAAG ACGATAACAAAGGTGATAAACTGCAATGTGAAAACATTGTGCAAG ATGTGCAAAATAATCCTCCCAGGCATGGAGAACAG GAATAAAGGGGTGATCATCAATGTCGCTTCAGGAATTGCTTCTTTTCCCTTTCCACTCTATTCCCTTTATGCTGCATCGAAG GTCTTTGTGGAACGATTTTCTCAATGTCTCCAAGCAGAGTACAAAGATAGAGGGATCATCATACAG GCTGTGGCTCCTTTCGGGGTCTCCACTCGGATGGCGGGTTTCCAAAAAACGAACATTGTGACGCTGCTGCCAGAATACTTTGTACAAACATCCCTGCAGTACCTCAGAGCTGGAGACAAAATCAACGGCACTATCTGCCACACACTCCTG GCCTGGTTGCTGCAGTCTATTCCCCTTAAGCTTTTCTATGCTGAGATTGTGCTGCAAGGCTTACAGGACTacgttaaaaagaaaacaggtcaGAGAGAATAG